The Marmota flaviventris isolate mMarFla1 chromosome 5, mMarFla1.hap1, whole genome shotgun sequence genome includes the window ggttgaatgtccctgggttcaatccccagtaccaaaaaagaaaaagtttgaacccatttatatttttacaaactaTTCAtgtgctagggctgccataataaagtaccacagactgggtagcataaacaacagaaattaatcttttcacagttttggagaccaAAAGTTTGAGATAAGGTGTTGGCAAGGTTGGTTCATTCTGAGGGCTATGAAGGAAGAATCTATTCCAGGCCTCTCTCCATGGTTTATAGATGGCCATCTTCTTCCTTTTGTCTTCACATCAACTCTTTGGGTCCAAATTTCTTCTTCTCATAAGTTCACCAGATATATTGAATTAGGGCCTTAgcttaattatctctttaaagacCCTGTTCCCAAATACAATCACATTCTCAGGTTACtagaggttaggacttcaacatgaaTGGGGGTACTCATAGTTCAGCTAAAAACAACAATCAGCATGTGTTTCTTATTCAAGGCACTGGGAATTTTCAGGCTTTTTACATCTTCGGCAGTCTGATGACTGAAATATGTTGTCACTGTTGAACACATCACAGGTTAAGGACTGCTATAATACCTTTAAGAAATTCTGTTTTAGCTTTTGACATTGTTTAGCTCTCTCAGGCATTATAAAAACACTTGTTTGTTGGTCTAATAACCCCTCTTAGAAGCTTATCctcaagaaaaatattcaaaaacagaaaagatatgTATCCAAATAGGCTTATTGAAATGTTAcagaatatttctaaaaattagaaTAACCTGGTGTGTATAGTtctcacacctataatctcagctgcttgggaaactaaggcagaaggattacaaatttgaggccagcctgagcaacttagcttTTATTATGAGACTGCTGTTATAtaataaaagtacataaataattactcaatggtagagtacccctgggttcaatctcctcaaccaccagcaaaaaaaaatagaataacctAAATACCTAAAAAGATAACAATAGGGAGGAAGTAAATACAGAGCTTCTTCTCACTGGAATAttgtacatctttttaaaaaaatattttaagccagATACAGTGGCATtcatctgtaatctcagagactagGGAGGcagaggtaagaggatcacaagttgaggccagcctcaccaacttagtggggccctaagcaatttagcaaaatcctgtttcaaagaaaaaaggtctggggatgtagctcagtggtaaagtgcccctgggttcaattcccattacaaaaataattataatttcagccaagcacagtggtgcatgcctgtaatcccagtaactcaggagactgaggcaggagaatctcaagttagaggccagcctccacaatttagcaagacccttctcaaaatcTTAAAGAAGAGGggactgggatgtagttcagtggttcagcacttgcctagtatgatgaggccatgagttcaatccccagtatcacaaaagaataatattaataatattgctTTAGCTCTAtcacagaatggaaaaataataagcagaaaaatcaatgcaaaattggtgtttccttttgattttaaCTACATCAAACACATAAACATTGGAATAAAGAGCAGAGGGAATATGGACATGTTGAAATTATTCATGTTAGCATAgtggatttttgttttcaaaactttcttttaaattattgtgacaagggctggggatgtggctcaagcggtagcgcacttgcctggcatgcgtgcagccagggttcgatcctcagcaccacatacaaacaaagatattgtgtccaccgaaaactgaaaagtaaaaaatatttttaaaaacaattaattatTGTGaccatatttctttgttttctccagGAAACACTAACAGGAAAATATGGAGAAGACTCGAAGCTTATCTATGACCTGAAGGACCAGGGTGGGGAGCTGTTGTCCCTTCGTTATGATCTCACTGTATCTTTCTAAACTTGGGCTCTTTAGACTTTGGATGGATTAACTCTTACTAGGCTGTGGCTATTTCTAGCCTCAGGTATAGGACAGGCAGACAGGTAAGATTAAATATGAAACCTCAGGCAATTAGGGGATTATTTCTCTAAACCAGAAATGGGATATTACTAAAGAGCACAGCCTTAGAAATCGTCTGAATCCCAAGTGAGACTTCAGCTTTATGTCAAGGCCCAGATCCCAGTTCTACAACAATCCCCTGGCTCCAGAATATTTCTCCCCTGCCATTTGTAGTAGATAGAGTTCTCTTTTGTTGACCAACAGCACAGTTCCTTTATCTCCAAGCTACACAGAGAATCTTTGTTTAGAGATTTCcccatggctcagtggcagagcgcttgtgcCCAATCTGCTTAGCCCCCTGCTGTGTGAGCACAATGAGGGGAGACACTATCAAAGAGGAAGGAGTCCTCTTTTTGAGACTTCAGCTGCTCTTTACGGTATCACTATTGATTCTGTCTGATGTTCAAAAATGCTTTTAATCTTATGGGTGGTGGTTTTGCCTATACAGGGTGAGGTTAGACCCCAGCTTCTGTAGGTGATGATAACTTCCAAACTGTGATAAGAGGAACTTCCTCCTTAACTCTCTGTCATCAGGTTCCTTTTGCTCGGTATTTGGCAATGAATAAACTGACCAACATTAAACGTTATCACATAGCTAAGGTATACCGGCGGGATAATCCAGCCATGACCCGAGGCCGATATCGGGAATTCTACCAGTGTGTGAGTACTGGGAAACTATGGGGTAGGATGGGTAACTCCAGCTCTCCTTCAAGCCACTAGAATACTGAATACTGTGGTGTTTTAAACTGGTTGTCTCAATAATGTTTCTAGGTTGCCATGTTGTTTTCATATAGCTTTCACAATGGCCttatggggaagggaagagagattttctccattttacataGACGTAAACctgagccaggtgcggtggcgcatgcctgtaatgaCCCAGCAGttgaggaagctgagacaggaagatctcgagttcaaagccatcctcagcaatggtgaggtgctaagcaactcagtgattccctgtctctaaataaaatacacaatagggagctgagattgtgactcagtggcacagcgcttgcctagcatgtgtgaggcactgggttcaattcttagcaccaagtatcaaaaaataaaataaaggtccattgacaactaaaaatacgtttatttatttaatctttattttatttgcttatttatttttattggtgctggggattgaacccagagcctcacatatgtgaggcaagtgctctacccctgagctacaaccccagccccaaaacaatatattttaaaaaattcaaaataggactggggatgtggctcagtgggtgagtgcccctaggttcaacaATCCCTGAtactcccccccaccaaaaaaaaaaaaaaaagaagtaaacttGATATTCAGCAGATGATGAGATCAGGTCTagtgatttttatattaaacCACTATGATAAGATTACATAAGTGGATGAGGAAATTCAATTTGAGATATCAAATCCtccgagccgccacacagccttgtaggttcaaaacagggaCTCCTTTATTCTCCGCACTCCCGCGAACTCCACGCACTGGGCCTTCTCCCACTCGGCCTTCTCCccgacacaccacacaccaaccggaaatccctcctccggcacttccccaaccaatgggaactctccggaaATCCCCacccgtgagaactccaaagtagcaggcccagactgacagcaggggtctaatattaCAATTGAATatacagcttaacataaccattatcatctcaatggcttgctggcatcacctctcaaccactccattctggcaaaaatgccatgcgtcattccaaCTCAGCTATGGCCCTCAGCAGCTTctgatgaatagaaaaaaatggttatGACTAAGGCTGAATAATTGCCTTATAACAATAGGAGGAATTAGGGAAAACCTGATGAAGATATAGATAATGAAGGAAAATAGCCCAAAACATAGAAAGGAAACCACAACTGGGATTTTCCTCTGAGCTAATGATTGCTTGTAGAAAGTGAATGAGAATGTCTGTGCTTGAGTGCAAATAGGCCTTCATAGAGAGCTGAGCTCCCAAGAGTCCCTAAGATGTTTCAAACTCTGAGGCCCTTTAACTACCCCTCTTCCTGCAGGATTTTGACATTGCTGGGCAATTTGACCCCATGATTCCTGATGCAGAGTGCCTGAAGATCATGTGTGAGATCCTGAGTTCACTTCAGATAGGCGACTTCCTGGTCAAGGTCAGAAAGGAACAGGGCTGGGAGGGCAAGGTAGGGCCTGGATTCTCACAGGAGAAAGTCCTTGTGCAAAGGAACCAATAGCCCCGGTGATCAAGGAATATTGAGGTcacataaaagaaagatattccCTCTTTATCATGTCTTGGGTCCCCACAGGTTAATGATCGGCGCATCCTCGATGGAATGTTTGCCATCTGTGGTGTTCCTGATGACAAGTTCCGTACCATCTGCTCCTCAGTGGACAAACTGGACAAGGTAACAACCCAAGCGCCTGACTCTCTTCTTAGATCCCACTCTGCcttgagaaatgaaaaataaaattaggaggAGGAAGTGCCTGCCTCTGTGCCCACCAAAGGAAGTTTAGCCCCAGGATCTAAGTTGAAAGGCAGCTTCTGCTCTAAGACTACCCCCACAGAGGATCCACCTTGCTGAGGTAGGGAAGCTGTCCAGGGTCAACAACTGGTATCTCTCTGTCCAGGTATCCTGGGAGGAAGTGAAGAATGAGATGGTAGGAGAGAAGGGCCTTGCACCTGAAGTAGCTGACCGCATTGGGGACTATGTCCAACAACATGGTGAGGAACAGAACCCAGCCTCCCTGTCAGCCTCCCACTGCTCTCAGTCCTAAGTGTGTgtagagagtgagtgtgtgtgctAATATACACATGTGCTTGCAGTTCAGGCAAAAAGTTGAACCTACTGCCTTTTTCCTCTCCTGGACAATCTGGCTCATGAATCTTTCTCCCCAGGTGGGGTATCTCTGGTGGAGCAGCTGCTACAGGATCCTAAACTATCCCAGAGCAAGCAGGCCTTGGAAGGCCTAGGAGATCTGAAGCTGTTGTTTGAGTACCTGACCCTGTTTGGCATTGCTGACAAGGTAAGTCAACTTGGGGATGGAGGCCCTGGCTGACCTCTGGGGCTTCAGGTCCCTGATCCTAATCTGTACTGACCATATCCTTATCTCCACAGATCTCCTTTGACCTGAGCCTTGCTCGAGGACTGGACTACTATACTGGGGTGATCTATGAGGCAGTGTTGCTACAGACCCCAACCCAAGCAGGGGAAGAGCCTCTAGGTGTAGGCAGTATAGCTGCTGGAGGGCGCTATGATGGGCTGGTGGGCATGTTTGACCCCAAAGGGCGCAAGGTGCCATGCGTGGGGCTCAGCATTGGAGTGGAGCGGATCTTCTCCATCGTGGAGCAGAGACTAGAGGTAGGTCCTAGGGTGTGGGTACAAAATAGTCCAGGAAGGCAGTGGCATCCAAGCTACCTTTGATCTCCAAGTGAGcaagaaatacagaaaagatgATTGTTGGCCTTCACAAATTCTAACCCAATTAAAGCCTCTTTTTATGGATTTGATCTGTCTCCACTAAATCCTGTGCTCTGAACCCCTACTTCCTCAGGGCTGTCAGGAACCTAGGCTGGTGAATCCAAAATTCAAGTCTTCCTCATAACagaatacttaatattttaatgttatatgtCGGGACAGTGCTTGGTGATTTTGATGCATTAGCTAATTCTGGCAAATAGCCATCTATTTAGCATAGctattttttttgcatgtttttatatatgaaattgaTAATTTGCTCAAAGTCATGAAACTTGTAAGTGGCAGAGTCAGAATTTAAATTCAGGTAGCCAAACTCAAGTCTTACTCCTAACCACTCTGTAACATTCTTTCTTGGTGGGCAGTATGTGTCTAAGACTTGAGATGGCTGCCTTGTCTCTCTAGCACCAAGACTAACACCAAGAAAGCCCCTCATGGCCTCaagccctcctttttttttttctttttttttttttaaactgggggggatactagggattgaactcaggggcactcaaccactgagccacatccctagccctattttgtattttattagagacagggtctcactgagttgcttagcgcctcactaaattgctgaggctgctttgaactcacaatcctcctgcctcagcctcccgagccgctgggattacaggtgtgcaccactgcgcccagctaaactttatttttcttttatgcggtgctgaggatcaaacccagtgcctcacatttactaggcaagcactctaccagtgagccacaataTCAGCCCCAAGCCCTCCTTTCATGCTGCTGCTCTTAAATGGCTGGCTGCATTTTATCCTTAGGAATATTCTGGCAACTTTCCCAATGTTCCTGTGTTACTATGGTCATAGCAGGACCTCTTCTACAGGGTGGACATGATGCATGTTTCCCAGTTGAGGTCCAATGTAGGCATCTTACAttgtaagaactttttttttttttttagttattgatagaactttatttttatttatgtatatgtggtgctgagaatcgaacccagtgcctcacacatgctaggcaagtgctttaccactgagctaccacccctaGCCCACATTGTAAGAACTTTGACAGTACTTTCCAGAAAAAGTCAAAGGGCAGCAGCAGCATTTGCCCTTGTCCCCCATACCTTGGGTTCTGTCCTAGAACTGAAGTATTAGAGACATAGTCTCCTGAATGGACAAGTAGTTAAGTAGGGACTTTAGAAGGCCAGGGCTGATTTGCTTGCCTGGGATGGCCTCATAGTAGTACTTCTGTGTGAATGTTCTTATGGACCTTTAACATATTAGACAGAAATGAGCTTGAAATAATGCAAATAAGATATATTTTCCCTTGCCCTAGATTATTTTTTCTGGCAAGGCATATGTATAAGTTTATTTCTTCTATCTTCTGAGAGCTACCCTAAGCTAAATTGCTACATGAGAACACCAATCCCTTCCCTGGTGAAACTCACTGACTTGGACCTAGTCTCTCAGAATGTTAAGTAGAACCTACCCTGTCAGTGTTTGCTCCTTGACAGTGTTAGCCCTG containing:
- the Hars1 gene encoding histidine--tRNA ligase, cytoplasmic, translating into MAERAKLEELVRLQGERVRGLKQQKASTEQIEEEVAKLLKLKAQLGPDESKQKFVLKTPKGTRDYSPWQMAVREKVFDVIIRCFKRHGAEVIDTPVFELKETLTGKYGEDSKLIYDLKDQGGELLSLRYDLTVPFARYLAMNKLTNIKRYHIAKVYRRDNPAMTRGRYREFYQCDFDIAGQFDPMIPDAECLKIMCEILSSLQIGDFLVKVNDRRILDGMFAICGVPDDKFRTICSSVDKLDKVSWEEVKNEMVGEKGLAPEVADRIGDYVQQHGGVSLVEQLLQDPKLSQSKQALEGLGDLKLLFEYLTLFGIADKISFDLSLARGLDYYTGVIYEAVLLQTPTQAGEEPLGVGSIAAGGRYDGLVGMFDPKGRKVPCVGLSIGVERIFSIVEQRLEALEEKVRTTETQVLVASAQKKLLEERLKLVSDLWDAGIKAELLYKKNPKLLNQLQYCEEAGIPLVAIIGEQELKEGVIKLRSVASREEVDVRREDLVEEIRRRTSQPLCIC